The sequence below is a genomic window from Cryobacterium arcticum.
GACCGCCGCCGCTGCCCGTGCAGCAACCGGCGCCACCCCGGCCACCGACTCGACCCCGCCCGCAGAGGCCGCCCCCCGCCCGCTCTCCGACGACGCCGAGGTGAGCACGCCCGCCGCCGAACCGGCATCGCCCGCCGTCCGTGCGACCGAACCTGCCGTGGAGCCGACGCCCGCCCCGGCCCCGGTTGTTCCCGTCGGACCGGTGACGCTGGCCCAGATCAAGGACGCCTGGCCGCAGATCCTCGACGCCGTCAAGGAGGTCAAGCTCAGCGCCTGGCTCGTGGTCTACACCGCCCGCGTGCTGGACCTGCGTGGCGAAGACGTTCTCGTGCTGTCGTTCCCCAGCGAGCAGGACATGCAGGGTTTCAAGGCTCAGCAAGCGCCCGGCCAGGGCGTGAGCGAGTTCCTGCGCGGCGCCATCGTCAAGGTGCTCGGCCTGCGAGTGAAGTTCATCGCCCGCGCCGACTCCGAGACCTTCGCCGCGGCGGGCGCCGGCCACCCGGCCGGTGCGACACCCGCCGGCCCAACCGCCGGCACGGGTTCGGCACCCTCCGCTCCCGCTGCAGGCTCCGGTGCCTCCACGTCGGCTCCCGCCGCAGCACGCGGCGCCGGCCCCGCCGGCTCCGCTCCTTCGGCTGCGTCGAGCGCAACCGCGCCCACTTCCGCGCCCAGTGCGGCTGCGGCGACACCGGTTGCATCCGCCGGGTCGTCGGCCTTCGGCGGACCATCGACCGGCGAGTCCTCGAGCGACGCCACATTCGGCACCGGCACCGGCACCGGCTCGGGAGCAGGCACAGCCGGAGCGGCCACCGCAACAGCTACCCGCGCGGCCACCGCAACCCTCGCGCCGCCGACCACGTCCACGGGCTGGGCCACCGTCGTCATCCCCGGCTCCGCCGCCGCCCTGGCTGCCGCGGAAACCCTGGCCGACGAACCCGTGCTGGCCCCGCCCAGCCACGGTGCATCCGCCTCCGTCAGCGCTCCGGCCCCGACCGCCAGCGTTGGCGCCACTGCCGATGCCGCCGCCAGCGCGCCGGCCGGCGTCCCGGCGTCGTCAGCGCCCACCGCTGCTCCGCAGGCATCGGCCCCGTCGGCGCCGGGCTACGACTTCGCACCCGAGCCCGACTTCGAGCCGCCGTTCGACGAAGAGCCGCCGCCCTACGACGACCTCCCGCCCGACCCCCAGCAATTCGCCGCACCCGCGGATCCCGCTCGCGGCGCCTGGCCGAACGTTCAGCACCCCACGGAGCCACAGCAGGCGAGGGCCCAGCAGGCGCCGGCAGCCGGGGCGTCCGCGCCCAGCGCGCCCGCCGCATCCGCGCCCGCCAGCCAGCGCGGGGCTCCAGCCCGGCGCTCGCCCGCATTCGCGGAGAAGCAGCGCTACGGCGAGGCCGTGGTGCGCGAAATTCTCGGCGCCACCTTCATCGAGGAGCAGCCGCACGACCCGATCTCGCGACAGAGGAACGACAACTAAATGTACGAAGGCATCGTTCAGGAACTCATCGACGAGCTCGGTCGTCTGCCCGGCATCGGCCCGAAGTCCGCGCAGCGCATCGCGTTCCACATCCTGCAGACCAAGAACTTCGACGTGTCGCACCTGGCGAACGTGCTGCTCGAGGTGCGCGACAAGGTGAAGTTCTGCGAGATCTGCGGCAACGTCTCCGAACAGGAGACCTGCATGATCTGCCGCGACCCGCGCCGCAACCCCACCTCGATCTGTGTGGTCGAAGAGGCCAAGGACGTCGTCGCCATCGAGCGAACCCGTGAGTTCAAGGGCCTGTACCACGTGCTCGGCGGGGCGATCAGCCCCATCGACGGCATCGGACCCGACGACCTACGCATCCGTCAACTGATGACGCGCCTGGCCGACAACACCGTGCAAGAGGTGATCATCGCCACCGACCCCAACCTCGAGGGCGAGGCCACCGCCACGTACTTGTCGCGCTTGCTCACCACCCTCGACATCAAGGTCAGCCGGCTGGCCTCCGGCCTGCCCGTGGGCGGCGACCTCGAGTACGCCGACGAGGTCACCCTCGGCCGTGCCTTCGAGGGCCGCCGCACCGTCACCTCCTAGCCTGGGGCCACCCCGCCGCGCCTGGTGCTCCTCTGGACAGGTGCACCCGGTGTGCCGGCAACAGTTGCCCGGATCGGCACCAGCTGCGCCCGTCCCGTCGGTTCCATTTACGGAATTACGTAGACGTTCGTTTAACAAGTACGTAATACTGGATGCATGACGTCCCACGGTGATCACACGCACGAACTCGCCGAGTTGCGCGAGCGGGTCGAGGCGCTCGAACGGGCCGTGCACGCCACCCTGGGCGCGGTTGCCCCCGGTCCGACCGGCGCGGATGTCTCGCCAGAGGGCGGGGAACGATCGCCCGAAACCCAGACCACCACTCCTCGCGCGGTGAGCGACGTTTTCTGGGCGCTGAACGGCCTCAAGGCGATGGCCCCGGCACCCGGCGCCGTGCTCTACACCGGCAACGTCACCCTGCCCGGCGGGGGACCGGTCGACTGGCAGTACGCCCTCACCACCGACGAGATCCTCGCCCGCGACTGGAGCCGGCCGGCCTCCACATCCGCCCTGGCCGCCCTCGGCCACCCGGTGCGGCTGCGACTGCTGCAGGCCATCGCCACCGGCACCGTCGCGGTAGCCGAGCTCGCCGCTCTCGAGGGCGTGGGCACCACCGGGCAGGTCTATCACCACGTCAACCAGCTGATCGCGGCCGGCTGGGTGTACTCCCCCTCCCGAGGCCACTACGGCATCCCGCCCGAACGCGTGGTGCCGCTGCTCACCGTGATCCTCGCGGCCGGCGGCGTCTGATGCCCGCCACCGCCACCGCCCCACCCGCCACGCAGGCTCGAAGGCAGCTCTCGCCCGTGCGGGCAGATGGTCCCGGTACGCCGAGTGCAGATGTTCGGAGCGGTAACAGTTGGGCCCTGCCTGTCCGTACAGCCCGCCCGCACGGCCCGCCCGCTCCGCCCGTACAATCCGCCCGCCCGCCACTTGACGGAGGTCACTCATGAAACGCCCTACCCGCATCAGCCTCATCGCCGCCGGCGCCGCCCTCGCGGTGCTCGC
It includes:
- a CDS encoding ArsR/SmtB family transcription factor, which encodes MTSHGDHTHELAELRERVEALERAVHATLGAVAPGPTGADVSPEGGERSPETQTTTPRAVSDVFWALNGLKAMAPAPGAVLYTGNVTLPGGGPVDWQYALTTDEILARDWSRPASTSALAALGHPVRLRLLQAIATGTVAVAELAALEGVGTTGQVYHHVNQLIAAGWVYSPSRGHYGIPPERVVPLLTVILAAGGV
- the recR gene encoding recombination mediator RecR; translation: MYEGIVQELIDELGRLPGIGPKSAQRIAFHILQTKNFDVSHLANVLLEVRDKVKFCEICGNVSEQETCMICRDPRRNPTSICVVEEAKDVVAIERTREFKGLYHVLGGAISPIDGIGPDDLRIRQLMTRLADNTVQEVIIATDPNLEGEATATYLSRLLTTLDIKVSRLASGLPVGGDLEYADEVTLGRAFEGRRTVTS
- a CDS encoding DNA polymerase III subunit gamma and tau, whose amino-acid sequence is MIGQSQVTDPLMTALRTNRVNHAYLFSGPRGCGKTTSARILARCLNCAEGPTDTPCGVCPSCVELSRDGSGSLDVVEIDAASHNGVDDARDIRERAIFAPARDRYKIFILDEAHMVTPQGFNALLKIVEEPPEHVKFIFATTEPEKVIGTIRSRTHHYPFRLVPPAPMLDYVQQLCDSEHMTVAPGVLPLVVRAGGGSPRDTLSLLDQLMAGSDTEAIEYERAVALLGYTHATLLDDAVDAIAARNSSAAFDAVDRVIQTGQDPRRFVEDLLERMRDLIIVAATSAAGAAAVLRGVPQDELDRMQVQAAKFGPAELSRTADILNAALTEMTGATSPRLHLELMIARVLIPAADDTTRGALARVERLERRIGVDGGSTDAAAAPESAASAPVGSASRAPAAAPSAAAPSSGRPAAASAGSPAAESPAAAAAAPATPAAAGSGWATRVPGSPAATPAETAAAARAATGATPATDSTPPAEAAPRPLSDDAEVSTPAAEPASPAVRATEPAVEPTPAPAPVVPVGPVTLAQIKDAWPQILDAVKEVKLSAWLVVYTARVLDLRGEDVLVLSFPSEQDMQGFKAQQAPGQGVSEFLRGAIVKVLGLRVKFIARADSETFAAAGAGHPAGATPAGPTAGTGSAPSAPAAGSGASTSAPAAARGAGPAGSAPSAASSATAPTSAPSAAAATPVASAGSSAFGGPSTGESSSDATFGTGTGTGSGAGTAGAATATATRAATATLAPPTTSTGWATVVIPGSAAALAAAETLADEPVLAPPSHGASASVSAPAPTASVGATADAAASAPAGVPASSAPTAAPQASAPSAPGYDFAPEPDFEPPFDEEPPPYDDLPPDPQQFAAPADPARGAWPNVQHPTEPQQARAQQAPAAGASAPSAPAASAPASQRGAPARRSPAFAEKQRYGEAVVREILGATFIEEQPHDPISRQRNDN